Within Paenibacillus albicereus, the genomic segment GAACAGGTCCGTCTCCGGCTGGAACCGCTCCAGAATCGTCTCGAGCAGCTCATCGAACTTGGACAGGTCGACCGGCTGATCGGTCAGCATGAGGAACTTGGTCAGCGACAGTTGCCCTTGGCCGAAAATGGCGAAGCCGGTGCCGAGCGCCTCGCGCGAGTAGCTCTCCCGCACGACGGCGGCCGCAAGCGCGTGCACGCCGGTCTCGGCATAAGCCCACAGGTCCTTGACGCCGGGCATCGCCATCGGGAACGCCGGGCTGAGCAGCCGCTGCAGGTATTCCCCGAGGTAGTAGTCCTCCTGGCGCGGCTTGCCGACGATCGTCGCCGGATAGATGGCGTCCTTGCGGTGGTGGACATGCTTGACGTTGAACACCGGGAAGTCGTGCTGCAGCGAATAGTAGCCGAAATGGTCGCCGAACGGCCCTTCCGGCCGGCGCAGATGCGGCGGCACCGTGCCGTGGATCGCGAATTCGGCCTCGGCCGGGATGCGATGGCGTCCGAGCGGATCCTGCGTCACCGGCAGCTTGCTGCCGAGGATCAGCGAGGCGATCATCAGCTCCGGCAGATGCTCCGGCACCGGCGCGATCGCTGCGGCGATGAGCGCCGGCGGTCCGCCGAGGAACACGCTCACCGGCAGCTCCTGGTTGAGCTTCTCCGCCTCATGGTAGTGGAAGCCGCCGCCCTTGTGGATCTGCCAGTGCATGCCGGTCGTGCGGTCGTCGAAAATCTGCATGCGGTACATGCCGAGATTATGCTTCTTGGGATGAAGCGGATGCTCCGTATAGACGAGCGGAAGCGTGACGAAAGGACCGCCGTCCTCCTGCCAGCTGGTCAGGAACGGCAGCCCTTGCAGCGGAGCCTCTCGGCGCACCTGCTGCAGCACCGGGGCCGAGCCGCTCGGCACTTCCTTGAGGCCGACCTTGAGCAGGTCGAGCATCATGCCGCGCTCGCCCCAGATCGCGCCGAGCGTCGGCGGCAGCAGCCGGTCGGCCGCCCCGACGACCGTCTTCATGAGCTGCTCGGGCTTCGGCCCGAACGCCAGATCGACGCGGCGGGCCGTTCCGAACATGTTCGTGAGGACGGGGAATGTGCTTCCTTTCACATTCGTGAACAGGAGGGCCGGACCCTCCTCCTCGATGACGCGACGATGAATCTCGGCGAGCTCCAGATTCGGATCGACCGGGGCGTCGATGACGGCCAGATCGCCGTCTTGGCGGAGCGCTTCCGTGAATTGCCTCAAGTTCGAAAAATTCATGAAGTCCGTCCTTCCTGCCTTTTCCAAGCCTGGATGCCGAGATCGATCAGGATGGAAAAAAGAATGGTAATAATCAGGTTGTGCAGCATGTTGGTGAACAGGAACCACTGCTCGTTCTGCATCGTCGCGGTCAGCCACGCGCCGCTGAAAATTTGGCAGACGACGAGAATCAGCACGAGGCGGGCCGATCGGGTCGCGCCGTCTCCTGCCGGAGCTTGCCGACGGAGATGCAGGTACAGCCACAGGAACAGCAGTCCAAGCAGCATGCCTGCGACCCGGTGGATGAAGACGATGCCGGTCGCGCCGCTGAGCTCGGGCACGACTTGTCCGTTGCAGAGCGGCCAGCCGATGCAGCCGCCGCCGGAATCGGTATGGCGGATGAACGCGCCGAGATAGACGACGACATAACAATAAATGCAAGCCGACAGCACGAGCGTGTAGACCGAGCGCGGCAGTCGGGCGAGAACGGCGTCGTCATGCCCTTTGCGCTGGCGTCCGATCCAGATGACGAGCAGCACGGTCGAGGCGACGGCGAGCAAGGAAATGCCGAAATGCAGCGCCATGACCGGCGGGCTTTGGTACCACATGACCGCGGCCGCGCCCATGAGCGCTTGGATGATCGTGAAGGCCAGCGTCAAGCCGGCGTACCAGAGCGGCTCGCGATGGCCGTGGCGGCGGTA encodes:
- a CDS encoding UbiD family decarboxylase translates to MNFSNLRQFTEALRQDGDLAVIDAPVDPNLELAEIHRRVIEEEGPALLFTNVKGSTFPVLTNMFGTARRVDLAFGPKPEQLMKTVVGAADRLLPPTLGAIWGERGMMLDLLKVGLKEVPSGSAPVLQQVRREAPLQGLPFLTSWQEDGGPFVTLPLVYTEHPLHPKKHNLGMYRMQIFDDRTTGMHWQIHKGGGFHYHEAEKLNQELPVSVFLGGPPALIAAAIAPVPEHLPELMIASLILGSKLPVTQDPLGRHRIPAEAEFAIHGTVPPHLRRPEGPFGDHFGYYSLQHDFPVFNVKHVHHRKDAIYPATIVGKPRQEDYYLGEYLQRLLSPAFPMAMPGVKDLWAYAETGVHALAAAVVRESYSREALGTGFAIFGQGQLSLTKFLMLTDQPVDLSKFDELLETILERFQPETDLFIFDNTSHDTLDYTSGKLNHGSKGLLIGVGEPVRTLPYEYTEGPIAEINDIAVYCKGALVVSGASYAADPELPAKLLERVAARGTEWPLIVLVDDASTVASAQTPFLWTVFTRFNPADDIYALADARRHHLAYHLPIVIDARMKPGYPDELFPREDIVQLVDKRWKEYFPGA
- a CDS encoding COX15/CtaA family protein, whose product is MFSRAYRLLAWMSCIGMFLVLLAGALVTNTESGRGCGDDWPLCNGKFIPAFTLETAIEYSHRAVTGLVGIIVVATFILTVRLYRRHGHREPLWYAGLTLAFTIIQALMGAAAVMWYQSPPVMALHFGISLLAVASTVLLVIWIGRQRKGHDDAVLARLPRSVYTLVLSACIYCYVVVYLGAFIRHTDSGGGCIGWPLCNGQVVPELSGATGIVFIHRVAGMLLGLLFLWLYLHLRRQAPAGDGATRSARLVLILVVCQIFSGAWLTATMQNEQWFLFTNMLHNLIITILFSILIDLGIQAWKRQEGRTS